From a region of the Candida albicans SC5314 chromosome 1, complete sequence genome:
- a CDS encoding cysteine--tRNA ligase (Putative tRNA-Cys synthetase; induced by alpha pheromone in SpiderM medium; ribosomal subunits, translation factors, tRNA synthetases are downregulated upon phagocytosis by murine macrophage) gives MNLRFFLPKRIIRMSSTTTTSAAKKPTVKQPQWYQPENKNNSKPTLKIYNSLTRSKNEFYPNKPGHITWYSCGPTVYDHSHMGHARNYVSTDICRRILQDYFGYNIKFVQNVTDIDDKIIIAARQQYLFEEKLVKNYKEINDELKTKAKEYLQFYVSKNLPEFEGDLAKDFITWSNDIKNLSEIVKDKPKFPMYVKAAKLAHESIYETKDISLEKFLDSIKDVAMPHLDKEFGATVTDPQVFRKLPSYWEKRYNEDMARLNVLPPSVTTRVSEYMPDIIEFVDKIVTNGYAYKTDDGSVYFDTVKYEHSQHDYAKLQPWSKGDMSLINDGEGSLSVSNTKRNASDFALWKASKPGEPAWDSKWGKGRPGWHIECSVMASDITGENMDIHSGGIDLCFPHHDNELAQSEAYFDNKQWVNYFMHNGHLHIQGQKMSKSLKNFITIDEALNDFSARQLRLVFALNAWEKPLDFKDSLISEVKSIESTFSKFFTNVRALNSDYKHKTENGGYVSRKITDIEKQLFNDLEQAQDEVDAAFNDNLSSGQAIRVLQDLISKSNNYIQLTSTGQTELRIEVLIQVTNWIVKILEILGFEARSDRLGWIDESEQTSVNGSSTEDVALPYVKALAQFRDSVRSLAINKAELNEFLKASDAIRSSLIGLGVSLDDRPDGTSLVKFLNAQEKQNLLDQQEAKLRLAAEKEKKKQEQAALNAKKEAEKLAKMKINPSDLFKDTSLYSEWDEQGLPTKDAKGEEISKSMKKKLTKQYQQQEKLYKEYLKTVEEAK, from the coding sequence ATGAACTTGAGGTTTTTCTTGCCAAAAAGGATAATCAGAAtgtcatcaacaacaacaaccagtGCTGCAAAGAAACCAACCGTTAAACAACCACAATGGTATCAACCagaaaacaagaataatTCTAAGCCTACACTTAAGATCTACAATTCATTGACACGTTCCAAGAATGAGTTTTATCCAAATAAACCAGGCCACATTACGTGGTATAGTTGTGGTCCAACCGTTTACGATCATTCTCATATGGGGCATGCTAGAAACTATGTTTCAACAGATATCTGTAGAAGAATTTTGCAAGATTACTTTGGCTACAACATTAAATTTGTACAAAACGTCACTGATATTGATGACAAGATTATTATAGCTGCTCGtcaacaatatttatttgaagaaaaattggtcAAGAATTATAAAGAGATCAACGATGAGttgaaaacaaaagcaaaagaGTATTTGCAGTTCTatgtttcaaaaaatttaccaGAATTTGAAGGCGATTTAGCTAAAGATTTCATAACATGGAGCAATGATATTAAGAACTTGAGTGAAATTGTTAAGGACAAACCAAAATTCCCAATGTATGTCAAGGCAGCAAAATTGGCAcatgaatcaatttatgaAACAAAAGATATTTCGTTAGAGAAATTCTTAGATAGCATCAAGGATGTTGCTATGCCTCATTTAGACAAAGAATTTGGTGCCACTGTCACTGATCCACAAGTTTTCAGAAAGTTACCTTCGTATTGGGAAAAAAGATATAACGAAGATATGGCTAGATTGAATGTGTTGCCACCATCAGTCACTACCAGAGTTTCCGAATATATGCCTGATatcattgaatttgttgacAAGATAGTCACTAATGGATACGCTTACAAGACTGATGATGGGTCTGTCTATTTCGATACTGTGAAATATGAACACTCGCAGCATGATTATGCTAAATTACAACCATGGAGTAAAGGAGATATGAGCTTGATTAACGATGGTGAAGGGTCATTGAGTGTCAGCAATACCAAACGTAACGCTTCAGATTTTGCTTTGTGGAAAGCATCCAAACCAGGTGAACCTGCTTGGGACTCAAAATGGGGTAAAGGTAGACCAGGATGGCATATTGAATGTTCAGTCATGGCTTCTGATATTACTGGAGAAAATATGGATATCCACTCCGGAGGTATTGACTTATGTTTCCCTCATCACGATAACGAATTGGCTCAATCCGAAGCTTACtttgataataaacaatGGGTTAACTATTTCATGCATAATGGACATTTACATATTCAGGGCCAAAAAATGTCCAAGTCattaaagaattttatCACTATAGACGAAGcattgaatgatttttcAGCAAGACAATTGAGATTGGTGTTTGCCTTGAATGCTTGGGAGAAACCATTGGATTTCAAAGATTCTCTTATTAGTGAAGTGAAATCTATTGAGTCCacattttccaaatttttcacaaaTGTTCGTGCATTAAACTCGGATTATAAACACAAAACAGAAAATGGTGGATATGtatcaagaaaaatcacagatattgaaaaacaattgtTCAATGATTTGGAACAGGCTCAAGATGAAGTTGATGCTGCTTTCAATGATAACTTATCAAGTGGTCAAGCAATTAGAGTTTTGCAAGATTTGATTTCTAAATctaataattatattcaattgactTCTACTGGACAAACAGAATTAAGAATTGAAGTTTTGATTCAAGTCACGAACTGGATTGTTAAAATATTAGAGATTTTGGGTTTCGAAGCCAGATCAGATAGATTAGGCTGGATAGATGAATCAGAACAAACAAGCGTTAACGGTTCTAGTACAGAGGATGTTGCCTTACCATATGTCAAAGCATTAGCTCAATTTAGAGATTCTGTGCGTAGTTTAGCAATCAACAAGgctgaattgaatgaattcTTAAAAGCTTCCGATGCCATTAGATCGCTGTTGATTGGGTTAGGAGTTTCATTAGACGATAGACCAGATGGCACTTCTTTGGTCAAGTTTTTGAATGCtcaagaaaaacaaaatttgttagATCAACAAGAAGCCAAATTGAGACTAGCTGCcgagaaagagaaaaagaaacaagaacaagCAGCTCTTAATGCAAAGAAAGAAGCTGAAAAGTTGGccaaaatgaaaatcaatCCTTCGGATTTGTTTAAAGATACATCTTTATATTCTGAATGGGACGAACAAGGATTACCTACTAAAGATGCTAAAGGTGAAGAAATAAGTAAGAGcatgaaaaagaaattgactaaacaataccaacaacagGAGAAGTTATACAAAGAGTATTTGAAGACTGTTGAAGAAGCCAAATAA
- the RPL14 gene encoding 60S ribosomal protein eL14 (Ribosomal protein L14; promoter bound directly by Tbf1p; Hap43p-induced gene) → MSSTVKAANWRFVEVGRVVLVDNKELATIVEIIDQKRVLIDGPKIQRQAIALAKIVLTPIVLPNLPRGSRTATVTKKWAAADIDAKWAASGWAKKLANKERRSQLSDFERFQVMVLKKQRRFATKKALVKA, encoded by the exons ATGTCTTCTACCGTTAAAGCTGCCAACTGGAGATTTGTCGAAGTCGGACGTGTTGTTTTAGTTGACAACAAAGAATTAGCCactattgttgaaattattgatcaaaaaaGA GTTTTGATTGATGGTCCAAAAATCCAAAGACAAGCTATTGCTTTAGCTAAAATTGTTCTTACCCCAATTGTTTTACCAAACTTGCCAAGAGGTTCAAGAACTGCTACTGTTACTAAAAAATGGGCTGCTGCTGATATTGACGCCAAATGGGCTGCTTCTGGCTGGGCTAAGAAATTGGCtaacaaagaaagaagatcTCAATTATCTGACTTTGAAAGATTCCAAGTTATGGTCTTGaagaaacaaagaagaTTTGCTACTAAAAAAGCCTTAGTTAAAGCTTAA
- a CDS encoding uncharacterized protein (Ortholog(s) have role in mitochondrial translation and mitochondrion localization), whose protein sequence is MASVLRGVFKTHLPRTLTRPKCARTFQTTTFLRNEQVKLPQTYDEEKVIIDEINKSLKPDDLQASTRLRNIGISAHIDSGKTTFTERVLFYTGRIKAIHEVRGKDSVGAKMDHMDLEREKGITIQSAATYCSWDKDDKSYHFNLIDTPGHIDFTIEVERALRVLDGAVLVVCAVAGVQSQTVTVDRQMRRYNVPRVTFINKMDRMGANPWRAIEQINAKLKIPAAAIQVPIGAEENLQGVVNIIDRVALYNEGEQGETIRKAEVPEDLKELVEEKRALLIETLADVDEEMADIYLEGEEPTVEQIKGAIRRATIGRKFTPVLMGSALANRGIQPVLDSVVDYLPQPNEVLNTGLELQKDNSEKPVHLTPSTSEPFVGLAFKLEEGPYGQLTYIRVYQGKLKKGAYMTHVKTGKKVKVSRLVRMHSNDMEDVAEVGAGEICATFGIDCASGDTFIGQGTQQQITMSSMFVPEAVISLSISPKTKDNGAFSKAMNRFQKEDPTFRVHYDSESKETIISGMGELHLEIYVERIKREYGVDCVTGKPQVSYREAITVPSAFDYTHKKQSGGAGQYGRVIGEMNPIESENKFETQIIGGKIPEKFLFACSKGFEDCLEKGPLIGHRVLGVHMLINDGQTHVVDSSELAFRTATHGAFKQAFLNAQPVILEPIMSVEVTAPNEFQGSVVGLINKLGGMINDTVNGPDDFTVTAECSLNSMFGFSTSLRASTQGKGEFSLEFLKYSPTAPQVQKQLIQEYQKAQAAKK, encoded by the coding sequence ATGGCAAGTGTTCTTCGTGGAGTTTTTAAAACTCATTTACCAAGAACCTTAACCCGTCCCAAATGTGCAAGAACTTTCCAAACAACTACATTCCTTCGAAATGAACAAGTCAAGTTGCCTCAAACTTACGACGAAGAAAAAGTTATTATTGATGAGATTAACAAAAGTTTGAAACCTGATGATTTACAAGCTTCAACTAGATTAAGAAATATTGGGATTTCTGCTCATATTGACTCTGGTAAAACCACATTCACGGAACGTGTGTTATTTTACACTGGTAGAATTAAAGCCATTCATGAAGTGCGTGGTAAAGATTCTGTTGGTGCTAAAATGGATCATATGGATTtggaaagagaaaaaggTATTACTATTCAATCAGCTGCCACTTACTGTTCTTGGGATAAAGATGACAAATCTTatcatttcaatttgattgataCTCCAGGACATATTGATTTCACTATTGAAGTCGAAAGGGCATTGAGAGTTTTGGATGGTGCTGTTTTGGTGGTTTGTGCTGTTGCTGGTGTTCAATCTCAAACTGTGACTGTTGACCGTCAAATGCGTAGATACAATGTTCCAAGAGTCACttttattaacaaaatGGACCGTATGGGTGCTAATCCATGGAGAGCTATCGAACAAATCAATGCCAAGTTAAAGATCCCAGCTGCCGCAATCCAAGTTCCTATTGGTGCCGAAGAAAACTTACAAGGTGTTGTCAATATCATTGATCGTGTTGCATTATATAATGAAGGAGAGCAAGGTGAAACCATTAGAAAGGCTGAAGTCCCTGAAGATTTGAAAGAGTtggttgaagaaaaaagagcTCTTTTGATTGAAACTTTAGCcgatgttgatgaagaaatggCCGATATTTATTTGGAAGGTGAAGAACCAACTGTTGAACAAATCAAGGGTGCCATTAGACGTGCCACTATCGGTAGAAAGTTCACTCCAGTTTTAATGGGATCTGCATTAGCCAACAGAGGTATTCAACCAGTATTGGATTCTGTTGTCGATTATTTGCCACAACCAAATGAAGTTTTAAACACTGGTTTGGAATTACAAAAAGACAATTCTGAAAAACCTGTCCATTTGACTCCATCAACTAGTGAACCATTTGTTGGATTAGCTTTCAAATTAGAAGAAGGTCCATACGGTCAATTGACATATATCAGAGTATACCAAggtaaattgaaaaaaggtGCTTACATGACTCATGTAAAGACAGGTAAAAAAGTTAAAGTTTCACGTTTAGTGAGAATGCACTCCAATGATATGGAAGATGTCGCTGAAGTTGGTGCTGGTGAAATTTGTGCTACTTTTGGTATTGACTGTGCTTCAGGTGATACTTTCATTGGTCAAGGTacccaacaacaaatcaCCATGAGTTCTATGTTTGTTCCTGAAGCTGTTATATCATTGTCTATCTCCCCAAAGACAAAAGATAACGGTGCATTTTCCAAAGCCATGAACCGTTTCCAAAAGGAAGATCCTACATTTAGAGTACATTATGATTCCGAATCCAAAGAAACTATTATTTCCGGTATGGGTGAATTGCATTTGGAAATTTATGTTGAAAGAATCAAACGTGAATATGGTGTTGACTGTGTCACTGGTAAACCTCAAGTTTCCTACCGTGAAGCCATCACTGTTCCTTCTGCATTCGATTACACACACAAAAAGCAATCTGGTGGTGCTGGTCAATATGGTAGAGTTATTGGTGAAATGAACCCAATTGAAAgtgaaaacaaatttgaaactcAAATCATTGGGGGTAAGATCCCTGAAAAATTCTTGTTTGCTTGTAGTAAAGGTTTTGAAGATTGTTTAGAAAAAGGTCCATTGATTGGTCACAGAGTGTTGGGTGTTCATATGCTCATTAATGATGGTCAAACCCATGTTGTCGATTCTTCTGAATTGGCTTTCAGAACTGCCACTCATGGTGCATTCAAACAAGCTTTCTTAAATGCACAACCAGTCATTTTGGAGCCAATCATGTCGGTTGAAGTCACTGCACCAAATGAATTCCAAGGTAGTGTTGTCGGAttgatcaacaaattgGGTGGTATGATTAACGATACCGTCAATGGTCCTGATGATTTCACCGTCACTGCTGAATGTTCTTTGAATTCAATGTTTGGTTTCTCAACTTCTTTGAGAGCCTCTACCCAAGGTAAAGGTGAATTTTCTTTGGAATTCCTCAAGTATTCTCCAACTGCCCCACAAgtacaaaaacaattgattcaagAATACCAAAAGGCACAAGCTGCCAAGAAGTAA
- the FAD3 gene encoding Fad3p (Omega-3 fatty acid desaturase; production of alpha-linolenic acid, a major component of membranes; caspofungin induced; Plc1-regulated; colony morphology-related gene regulation by Ssn6; Spider biofilm induced, flow model biofilm repressed), with the protein MSVVEASSSSVVEDSTASNVVQRGNISSFASTTASSNLTTIDTNGKVFKVPDYSIKDILQAIPKHCYERSLIRSLGYVVRDITMMVIIGYVGHTFIPMVQIPEYPSLAFGLRGALWMVQSYCIGLFGFGLWILAHECGHGAFSDYQNINDFIGWILHSYLIVPYFSWKFSHAKHHKATGHLTKDMVFIPYTKEEYLEKNKVEKVADLMEESPIYSFLVLVFQQLGGLQLYLATNATGQVYPGYSKIAKSHYTPTSPVFDKHQYWYIVLSDIGIILAFTTVYQWYKNFGLFNMMINWFVPWLWVNHWLVFVTFLQHTDPTMPHYTSKEWTFARGAAATIDRNFGFVGQHIFHDIIETHVLHHYVSRIPFYNAREATDAIRKVMGEHYRYEGESMWYSLWKCMRMCQFVDDDKEDAKGVMMFRNVNGWGPVKPKD; encoded by the coding sequence ATGAGTGTAGTTGAGGCATCATCAAGTTCTGTGGTAGAAGATTCAACTGCTTCCAATGTGGTTCAGAGAGGTAACATCTCATCTTTCGCATCGACCACTGCATCATCTAATTTGACCACCATTGACACAAATGGTAAGGTTTTCAAAGTTCCAGATTACTCGATCAAAGATATTTTACAAGCCATTCCAAAACATTGTTATGAAAGGTCATTAATCAGATCTTTAGGGTATGTTGTTAGAGATATTACTATGATGGTTATTATTGGTTATGTCGGTCACACTTTCATTCCAATGGTTCAAATTCCTGAATATCCCAGTTTAGCTTTTGGTTTAAGAGGAGCCTTATGGATGGTTCAATCTTACTGTATTGGGttatttggttttggtttatgGATTTTGGCCCATGAATGTGGACACGGTGCTTTTTCAGACTACCAAAATATCAATGATTTCATCGGTTGGATTTTGCATTCTTATTTAATTGTTCCATATTTTTCATGGAAGTTCTCTCATGCTAAGCATCATAAAGCTACTGGTCATTTAACTAAAGATATGGTTTTCATTCCATACACTAAAGAAGAgtatttggaaaaaaataaagttgaaaaagttgCTGATTTAATGGAAGAATCAccaatttattcatttttggttttggttttccaACAATTGGGTGGATTACAATTATATTTGGCTACCAATGCCACTGGACAAGTTTATCCAGGATATTCTAAAATAGCTAAATCACATTACACACCAACATCTCCAGTTTTCGATAAACATCAATATTGGTACATTGTCTTATCTGACATTGGTATTATTTTAGCTTTCACCACAGTTTACCAATGGTACAAGAATTTTGGTTTATTCAACATGATGATTAACTGGTTTGTCCCATGGCTTTGGGTCAACCATTGGTTGGTGTTTGTTACATTTTTACAACACACCGACCCAACCATGCCTCATTATACTTCTAAAGAATGGACTTTTGCTCGTGGTGCTGCCGCTACCATTGACCGTAACTTTGGATTTGTTGGTCAACACATTTTCCATGATATTATTGAGACCCATGTTTTGCACCATTACGTATCACGTATTCCATTTTACAACGCCAGAGAAGCAACTGATGCTATTAGAAAAGTTATGGGTGAACATTACAGATACGAAGGTGAAAGCATGTGGTATTCATTATGGAAATGTATGAGAATGTGccaatttgttgatgatgataaagaaGATGCTAAAGGGGTTATGATGTTTAGAAATGTAAACGGTTGGGGACCAGTTAAACCAAAAGATTAA
- the OP4 gene encoding Op4p (Ala- Leu- and Ser-rich protein; secreted; N-terminal hydrophobic region; possible glycosylation; opaque-specific transcript; repressed by alpha pheromone in opaque MTLa homozygotes; fluconazole-induced; Spider biofilm induced): MKFSQATILAIFASSALVSAAPANIVSEQTMVKREDVNAIVELINEIKHINQKRDLAEGEDLLELQRRADSVIGELVSALYNSGVIGLVWDKLTTDPSISSSLTNIIKSAVQGAIVQGGALIQAVWNSGLLGDVFNKLINDTDLRQALLDVGKALFNSAANLISIWLGGSSSSSSAAPAAAAAAPATNGASKREIMEAAEYLSERDLASILSWIVQTIKDTGIVQSLVNQVINNPDTVISFLTSALKNGLVIVEDLYDWAKQSGLWDQALVYIQNNAGSWIKALAGLFGNALSNGTITASDINNAGSSSKPTGTTTASTATAAPKAATPASAGTAVASKAATSGSSSGSSSNNADLNALINKYGGGSGSTSTPTVDTSGLSSDVNTLVNAAGQAASSLKKRKLY; this comes from the coding sequence atGAAGTTTTCACAAGCCACCATCTTAGCCATCTTTGCTTCTTCTGCTTTGGTTTCTGCCGCTCCAGCCAACATTGTTTCCGAACAAACCATGGTTAAAAGAGAAGATGTTAATgctattgttgaattaatcaatgaaatcaaacacATCAACCAAAAGAGAGACCTTGCCGAAGGTGAAGACTTGTTGGAATTACAAAGAAGAGCCGACAGTGTTATTGGTGAATTAGTTTCAGCTTTATACAACTCTGGTGTCATTGGTTTAGTCTGGGATAAATTGACTACTGATCCATCTATTTCCAGCTCCCTTACCAACATCATTAAATCTGCTGTTCAAGGTGCTATTGTCCAAGGTGGTGCTTTAATCCAAGCTGTTTGGAACTCTGGTTTATTGGGTGATGtcttcaacaaattaatCAACGATACTGATTTAAGACAAGCTTTATTGGATGTTGGTAAAGCTCTTTTCAACTCTGCTGCTAACTTAATTTCCATTTGGCTCGGTGGCAGCTCTAGTTCTAGTTCTGCTGCTCcagctgctgctgctgctgctccAGCCACTAATGGTGCTTCAAAGAGAGAAATTATGGAAGCTGCCGAATACTTGAGTGAAAGAGACTTGGCTTCTATCCTTTCTTGGATTGTTCAAACTATCAAAGACACTGGAATTGTTCAATCTTTGGTTAACCAAGTCATCAACAACCCAGACACCGTCATCAGTTTCTTGACTTCTGCCCTTAAGAATGGTTTAgttattgttgaagatCTTTACGACTGGGCTAAACAATCTGGTTTGTGGGATCAAGCTTTAGTTTACATTCAAAACAATGCCGGTAGCTGGATTAAAGCTCTTGCTGGATTATTCGGTAACGCTTTATCTAACGGTACTATCACTGCTTCTGATATTAACAATGCTGGTAGTTCATCTAAACCAACTGGTACTACTACTGCTTCTACTGCCACTGCTGCACCAAAAGCTGCTACTCCAGCTTCCGCTGGTACTGCTGTTGCCTCAAAAGCTGCTACCTCTGGTTCCAGTTCTGGTTCTTCAAGTAACAATGCTGACTTGAATGCtttaatcaacaaatacGGTGGTGGTTCTGGTTCTACTTCTACTCCAACTGTTGATACTTCTGGTTTATCTAGTGATGTTAACACTTTAGTTAATGCCGCTGGTCAAGCTGCCTCTTcattgaagaaaagaaaactttattag
- a CDS encoding uncharacterized protein (Putative adhesin-like protein; Spider biofilm induced) — MLYALATPGSAFKPSIKKAKNTWRLQKFKKLYIQKGGYISSSPTDSSINSNDSISSSSSVITASSSAPRFI, encoded by the coding sequence ATGTTATATGCATTAGCTACACCAGGTTCAGCTTTCAAACCATCTATCAAAAAAGCTAAAAACACTTGGAGATTgcaaaaattcaaaaaattgtatATTCAAAAAGGTGGTTATATATCAAGTAGTCCAACTGATAgttcaatcaattctaaTGACAGTATATCGAGTTCATCTTCAGTGATAACTGCTAGCTCATCAGCCCCAAGATTcatttaa